The stretch of DNA CAGTAGCGATCGCGCTGATGGGTCAAATGCTACTGCTGATGAGTTTCGCAACTCAACTGCCAGTTGATACGGGTATGGGCGATATCTACAGTAGATATTGCCTAGACAATCGTCCTGGTTATGGGCAGAGGTGCCTTGTAGATGCCCTGGGCAATTTTGCCATTAACTGGCAGTTGTGGTGGCTAGATGTGTTCGTGTGGCTGAGTGTTATTGGCTTCATGACCGTCTTGGTGGCTGGCACCTATATGCTAATTAGCGACCTATCGCGGGAAGAAAATCGCGGCACGCTGAATTTCATTCGCCTCAGCCCCCAGTCAACAACCAGTATTTTCAGCGGTAAGCTGCTGGGAGTGCCGATTTTACTTTATCTCCTAGCCGGTCTGGCGATTCCTTTGCATTTGTTGGCGGGTCTGTCGGCTGAAATTCCTTTAGTTCTCATTCTGGGGTTTTATGGTGTCGTGGTTGCCAGCGCCGCTTGCATCTACAGCGCCGCCTTACTTTATGGATTGGTCGCCGGTGGACTCGGTGGATTTCAATCTTGGATTGGCAGCGGCATCGTGCTGATGTTCTTGAGCCTTATGACTGGCTTGAGCCTTAACAGCAGCACAATCATCCATAATTCCCCCCTAGATTGGCTGCATCTATTTTCTCCTTCAATTGTGCTGGCATACCTCATTGATGCCAGTTCTCAAGGAAGTGCCTATTCAACGTCAATGGGAATGGCGCAACTGGAAGCCTGGAAATGGTTTTACTTACCTCTAGGTACCAGCATCTGGAATGTCATCGGCTTTAGCGTGCTGAACTATGCGGTGGGAACTTTATGGTTTTGGCAAGGGATGAAGCGTTGCTTTCACAATCCCAGTACGACTCTCCTCAGCAAACGGCAGAGTTATATAATGACGGCTTGCTTTGAAGTGGCTGTTCTGGGATTTGCCCTAACCTTACCAAAATGGCGCGCAGATAATCCAGAATCTATACCAGGCGGACTGTTTGATAATTTTGGTGGTTTGCTGTTGTTAAATTTGCCGCTGTTCTTGTGTCTGATGGCGGCGTTGTCGCCTCACCGCCAAGTTTTGCAGGATTGGGCGCGTTACCGACGGGAGAAAACATCTTCTCGCGTGAAAAACTTGGTGCAGGATTTGGTTTGGGGGGAAAAAAGCCCCTCAGTGGTAGCAGTGGCACTGAATTTACTGATTGCTTCAACTATCATGGTGCCTTGGATACTCCTTTGGCCTGCAAGTGCGTATAAAGCATCAGCGCTGGCGACCCTCCTGCTGAGTGTCAATTTAATCTTGATTTACGCAGGCGTCGCTCAGCTAATGCTGTTCATGAAGACACCGAAGCGATCGCTCTGGGCAGCGAGTACAGTGGCTGGATTGATTATATTGCCGCCGATTGTGTTCGGCTTACTATCAATCTCTCCGGCTAAAATCCCTGGCGTATGGCTGTTTTCCGTCTTCGCCTGGGGTGCTGTAAAAGATGCTGCTGCGACTAGCCTGGGTCTGGCAGTGCTGGGTCAGTGGCTAATGTTCAGCTTGTTGAGTATTCAGACAGCGCGACAGTTACGACAGGCGGGTGAGTCCGCGTCGAAATCGTTGATGTCCAATCGTTCCTCTTTACCCGCTAACGGCTTGTAGAGATAGCGATCGCTCGAATCGAATTCTCGGACACAAACGAATCTAGAAAAACCCGTTTTCTGCCTCGAAAACGGGTTTCTTCTCAAAATTTGCGATCAAGGAAAACAGAGATGAACCTACTTTGGATGGAGCGATTGGGCGATTGGAACCCTCAGTTTCTGCGCGAACTCAAAGGACAACTGAAAACTCGCAAGTTAGCGATCGCTATTAGTGTCTCTTTGATTAGTCAGTTTTTACTGGTCTTGTATTTTTACGAACAACTAAATTTGGATGGAACCTACAGCAGCTTTTGTGTAAGAACCAGTAACTACAACTGCCGTTTGGATGCTGCCGGTGAGATTGTCATTGACTGGCAGCAGTGGTGGCAAACCCTATTCAGCATTTTGAATTGGACTTTGCCTCTTATCTTATTACTCGCTGGGGTCTATATGATTCTCAGCGACCTTGGTAAAGAAGAGCGTCGAGGCACCCTGAATTTCATTCGATTGAGTCCCCAATCCAGTCAAAGCATTTTGACGGGGAAAATCCTGGGAGTGCCTATTTTACTTTATCTGGGTGTGGCCCTAGCACTACCATTGCATTGCTGGTCTGCGATTAGTGCCGGTGTACCTTTTTACTTTCTGGTGAGTTTTTATTTGCTCTCAGGTGTTAGTTACTATT from Coleofasciculus sp. FACHB-T130 encodes:
- a CDS encoding ABC transporter permease: MKINWSDRLGDWNPQLLREIKGRLKPRNVLIAVAIALMGQMLLLMSFATQLPVDTGMGDIYSRYCLDNRPGYGQRCLVDALGNFAINWQLWWLDVFVWLSVIGFMTVLVAGTYMLISDLSREENRGTLNFIRLSPQSTTSIFSGKLLGVPILLYLLAGLAIPLHLLAGLSAEIPLVLILGFYGVVVASAACIYSAALLYGLVAGGLGGFQSWIGSGIVLMFLSLMTGLSLNSSTIIHNSPLDWLHLFSPSIVLAYLIDASSQGSAYSTSMGMAQLEAWKWFYLPLGTSIWNVIGFSVLNYAVGTLWFWQGMKRCFHNPSTTLLSKRQSYIMTACFEVAVLGFALTLPKWRADNPESIPGGLFDNFGGLLLLNLPLFLCLMAALSPHRQVLQDWARYRREKTSSRVKNLVQDLVWGEKSPSVVAVALNLLIASTIMVPWILLWPASAYKASALATLLLSVNLILIYAGVAQLMLFMKTPKRSLWAASTVAGLIILPPIVFGLLSISPAKIPGVWLFSVFAWGAVKDAAATSLGLAVLGQWLMFSLLSIQTARQLRQAGESASKSLMSNRSSLPANGL